Sequence from the Paenibacillus riograndensis SBR5 genome:
GCGCTGCCGGAGAGCTGTATCAGAAGTGCCAGCAGCTCAACCTGAACATTGATCTGTTGGTTAACAATGCAGGTTTTGCCACCCATGGTCTGTTCGAGCAAATCTCCGGCGAGCGCCAGCATGAAGAAGTGATGCTCAACGTCGCCGCTGTAGTGGATATGACTCATTTATTTCTTCCGGGGATGCTCCATCGAGGCGCTGGCGCTGTTATCAATGTTTCGTCTACCGCAGGCTTTCAGCCGCTGCCTTATATGGCCGTCTATGGGGCGACCAAAGCTTTTGTCTTGTCCTTTACCGATGCCCTTTGGTGGGAGAATCGTGACCGTGGCGTTCAATTTTTTGCCTTGTGCCCAGGGTCGACGGAGACGAATTTCTTCAACGTTGTTGGCACAGAGGACGCCTCTGTCGGTGCGAAGGATACGCCGGAACGTGTAGTGGAAGTTACACTGCGCGCTATGAAAAAAGGGAAACAGTATGTTGTTCCGGGACTCCGGAATTATCTGGGTGCCCAAATTTCCCGTTTCATGACCCGCAGACAAAGTCTGCGGCTGGCCCAGGGCATGCTTAGCCCCCGCAAACAATAAGGAGGATTAATAATGTCCACAGAACCAAAGCAACGCAAACGTTCAACACGTCAAAAAGTCGGCAGATGGAGCTTGGCCCTGCTCGGGGTAATTGTGCTGGGAATCGCTGTTTTTCTGCTGATACCTGCTCCGGTAGATCCAGCGTTATGGTCTGCACCTGCCGCCCCTTCCTTTGAGAAAGAGGGACCCTGGAAAGAAAACAGCAAGCTCAGCTCGGCTGAGCTGGTTACAGACCGCGCCAAGTTCCCGGAATTCATCACTTTTGATACCAAAGGACGGCTGTATACGGGGGACTCCGACGGCAAAATTTACAGAGTGGCCTTTGACGCAGAGGGCAAGGCGCAGCCGGCTGAAGTGTTCGCCGATACCCATGGAACACCTAACGGACTGAAATTCGACGCGGCGGGGAATCTCATTGTGACAGATATTCAAAAAGGGCTGCTGTCGATTGACCCGGAGGGAAATATTCAAGTACTAACCACAGAAGTAGAGGGAGGGCCCATCTACCTGGCGAACGAACTGGACATCGCACAGGACGGATCGATCTATTTCTCGGATACCTCTAACTACGGCAAGGTCATGTTCAAAGAAATTGCCGAGAACAAACCGCATGGACGATTGCTGAAATATGATCCGCAGACCAAGCAGACGACCGTTTTACTTCGGGACTTATATTTTGCCAATGGGGTAGCCTTATCTGCTGACGAAGATTTCGTGCTCGTGGCCGAATCGTATCATTATCAGTTGACCCGATACTGGCTGAAGGGGGCCAAGCAAGGCACCTCGGATATTTTTGCAGACAATATTGCTGGTTTCCCGGACAACATCACACGTGATGTACATGGACATTTCTGGGTAGGGGTATTCACAACCCGGTTGCCTTTTGCCGACTACATGCATAGCCATCCCTGGTTAGCGGCTACAATGTCCAAAGTTCCACAATCCTTGTTAAATGGAGCCAGTGCGCCGGTGAAGCATGGACTGGTCGCGGAATATGGACCCGAAGGGGAACTTGTGAATAGCTGGCATGATCCTGAAGGTACATTGTATGGCATCACCACTGCCGTAAACCAGGGTGGATATTTATATCTCGGAACCGCACCGGGAGGAAGCCAGGGCGTTCATCGGGTGCTTATGAATCCGTAAGGTAGTGTTAATGCTATATTCCTCCCCCCACTGCCACTTTAAGGCATTCCAAACAGCAGCTCACTCCGTACAGGAGGAGCTGCTGTTCATATTGGGGGCATTTTCTTCCTACCCTCCAAACGCTAAGCGCGTGGACGATACGCCACACCATCCATCTGCACCTTCAGCCCATCCGGCCCGCCGACATGCGCGAACTCGGTGGAGATCGTTTTCCGGGCAGGGTACTTGCCTTGAAATCTGCGCTTGAACACCGTCTCCATCACCGGAATATCCCACACATCCCGCAGCAAAATATCCAGCTTCACCACATCCGCAAGCCCCAGCCCCACCTGCTGCAAGCGGCTACTCATATCATCCAGCGCACCTTCCACCTGCTCCTCCACCGTCCCGCCCACATTGCCTACACAGAAGCTGAGAAAAATAAAATCCCCTGCCTCCACAAATCCGGAATACGCATACTCCTCATTCACATCATGTCTAACGATCCCATCCATACCTCTCGTCCCCTTATCCTTTAAGATAGGTTCATTATAAGAGGGGAAATCGGACAACTGTGTGTCGTGGTTCGGGAGGGGAATTATGGTAATATTGTACTTATCTCATATAGATTAATACAAAAAAATGAATGTATGGGGGATTTTAATGACGCAATTTTATCTCGTTCGCCACGGTGAACCTCAGTGGGACATAAATGAACACTACAAATTAAAGGGACATGGCCGGGACCTGGTTCCTCTTACGAATAAAGGAATTAACCAAGTATATTTGACCGCTAAAGATCAACGTTTAAAAGAAGCCGAAATTATTGTCTCTTCCCCTTACCCAAGAGCACTTCAAACAGCCGCTATTCTATCAAAGGAACTTGGTTTAGAAATAATGGTTGAATTCGATTTAAGGGAATGGCAGCCCGACTTAACATTTGAATATGACTCATTGGAGAGGCTTAAAGAACTGGGGGACGATTATGATGCTAATCATGGAGTCTATCCTCCTGGGATTAACAAGCTTTGGGAAACTAAAGAACTACTGAAGAACCGTATGGAGAAAGTAATTGACAAATATCTCGAATTTCAAAAGGTGATCATTACTGGACACGGCATGGCTTTTCGTACTTTGGTAGGAGAGGTAGGCGAAATTCCACATGCTTCGATTATCGAGTATTATAAAAAAAGGCATGCCGCACTACGTTAACAAGGAATTTGTCTGAATGATACGCAAATCTTATATGTGAGGGTGATTCGTTTGAAGCAAGGACTTATTGTGTTGTTGAACGGAACTTCAAGTTCTGGAAAGACTAGTATTTCTATGGAACTGAAAAATCAGAAAGAGATTCCTTTTCATCATTTATCCATAGATGATTTTTTTGGTAATTACAATGATTTTATTGATAATAAATATCCGGATATTGAACCTACAAGAGAAGTGGAAGATGTCGGACAAATACTTTTTGATCCCATAATCTCAGTGTACTATGCAACAATTAAATTGTTTTCAGAAATGGGTTTGAATGTCATCGTCGATACCGTAATCGACAATGACAAGCGGTTTAATGATTTCCTTGATCTATTTTTTGACCATCCTACATTGTTTGTAGGCGTATTATGCTCGAAAGAAGAACTCACAAGAAGAGAGCAAATCAGAGGAGATCGTGAGATTGGACTAGCAAATTCCCAGTACGACAAAATATATTCCTTTACTGAATATGACCTTGAAGTAAATACTGGAGAGTTGAGTCCAACAGAATGCGCCGAAAAAATATTAAGTTTTATTAAGTCCGATCAGGATTACTCTGCATTTAAGAAATTAAGTAAAAGAGAGATTAGCGTTTCATAGAAGGCGAATCCACCCCCGACAGTACACCCGCATGATGCAGTTCCGGGAGCTCCAAAACAACCTGGCCCAGACACTCCGTCAGCACCTCATGATATCGCCGAGCCTGCTCTTCGGTAACGTCTTCACGCAGCGATTCGAACAACGCCAGACAGCGCTTGAAATTCCCGTCATGCCTGGACTGATGGGCCAGTCTTAAAGATTGTATCGTCCATTCCAGCGCCTCCTGCAATCTGCCTGCCCGCTTATGATATAACGCAAAGTGATAACAATAGCGAAATAATGCGAGAGATTGCCTGCATCCTCATTCTCCCTGAACCCATCACTCTGTTCAGCGAATGTGTGCAGCAGATCATCCACATCAAGACCGTACTGCACCGCAGCCTGCAAAATTGTCCCCAACCCCGGCAACAGCTCCTCGGGATTATCCTGCAGGAATCGGGCATACCCCTCCAGCAATTCTGTTTTGCCCGACAAAATCTCCACGATGTACAGGTTGGCACGGGCCAAATATCTGAACTCCTCGGCGACTTCCTCCCCTTCCACTCCCAAATCCTCTATCCAGCCAAGCTCGGCATAGCGGTAAATGGAATCTCTGGCCTCATCATACTTCCCCTGCTTCTGGCAAACGATGCCCCGCATCAGATGACTGAATCCGAAGTAATACACCAGCGGACGTTCCATATCCACAATCGGCACCGGAAGTTTCTTAGCCTTGTGATACTGCCGCTCCTCATAGATGCACTGCGCATAGCTGTACAGAATACCCGCCGTATTCAGCATCTTGTCCCAATCCTCGAAGCGATAAGCCATTTCCAGCATTTCAACAATAATATCCGGCTTGAGTGATTTCAGAATGGAAGGACGCACGGGTGGGGCCTCCTTCGTTTAGATAGGATATAGTTCTGATTTCTTCGATACGTATTTTATTGAACTTAAAGGAAATAATGGAATGCATATTCATTATCTATAAGTATTATTTAAAAGTCAAATACAATCTATAGTGTGTTAATAAGACATACTTACTCAGTTAAGCTTGTCATGAGGTGAGCCAAAATGCCAGATGAATCCAAGTCAGAGCTTGTAAAAAAAATTGGAGAACGCATCCGAAGATTACGTAAAGAAATGAACCTATCGCAAGAGCAGCTTGCAGAACGGTCCAGTTTACATACGAATTATGTGGGACAAGTCGAACGCGGAGAAAAGAACCTTACGCTTGAGACCTTGGAGAAAGTGGTTGGAGGTCTAGACATTTCGTTAGAGGAGTTATTCAGGTACATTGGGCCAATGGAGAAACAAGACGCTCTTGGACAAATTGTAGAACTGCTTGTTGAACGTTCGGTGGAAGATCAAAATATGGCATTGAATGTTTTGAAGACGGTTATAGAATGGGAAGAAAAAAAAATTAAAGAGTAAGACTTTATTTCGATACCTTCGTTGCTGCTGCAAATACAAATATGATGAAGGTTAGTTGTCTGTTTATCATCATATGCTCCCCGTCCTCCTCTCCCCGCTTGATTATCCTTTCTTAACCTTCGGAAAAGGTGATTCATATATGATAGATCTACGGAATACAGTCGGAGACAGAATTCGGGTTATAAGAAAAGCAAAGGGATTAACGCAACAGCAATTAGCAGAACTATCCAACCTGGATGATGCATACATAGGGGCAGTAGAACGTGGTGAACGGAATTTTTCTATTGATACACTGGAGAAAATAGTTACAGCACTGAAAATTCAACCGATGGAGTTGTTTCAAAATCATGATGATTTGAATGAGGTTGAAGCCGCACAGAGGAGAGCAATTGATGAATATGCAGTTACTGTTAGTGAGTTGAGTGTTAAGCAGATAAATACTTTGAATAGGATTGTTAGAGAGGTTAAGGGAGCTTTTGTGGATTAGGCGTACTGAGGAGATCCAATGAATTTACCAGAAAGTGTAGGAAATCGGATACGTGAGCTCAGAAAAGCAAAAGGATGGACGCAAGAACAACTAGCTGAAGCAGCATCCCTTCATTACAGTTACATAGGTGGGGTAGAGCGAGGCGACCGTAACATTTCTTTGGAGACTCTGGCGAAAATAATAACCGCCTTCCAAGTTCCGGCTGTAGAAATTTTTCGTTTTGAGGATGAAACCGACCGCCGTAAGGCGTTAGATGAGCATATGACCTTAATAAGTGATAGGAGTACAGAGGAAATAGCAGCAATCACTAAAATCAATCGGGAAGTGATTGCTACCATGGGTTATGGAGTGGGAGCAAAAAAACATTAAAGAGTAAAACTTTACTGACTATCCTCTCTTAACCTTTGAATAGAATTGTTAGCTATACAAAGAACAAAACGGCTACGCAGTCCTTCACCGGACAACATAGCCGTTTTGGCGTTGCCTGGAGAACCCTTTATGTTCGGCAACTCCAAGTGGAAAAAGGATCACTAATTTGCTCGAGCACCCTATTCTCCGCAGGTTAAGTGGAAAAAGGATCACTAATTCAGCCCATTTCGCTCCCGGAGAGGTAATGTGGCCCAATTAAGTGTCCTTTTTCCACCTAAATCTCACAATTGTTGATTTTGGGGAGAAATAAGTTCCCTTTTTCCACCTAGCACTGCTCACCTGCTACTTCGACAGCGCTAGTTGGAAAAAGGCTATCGAATCCGGCTTACACCTGATGGATATCGAATGTCCTTTTGACATACTCAATAACTTCTTCTGAAGTTTTCATGGATAGAACGGCCTCTTTAACGCTTGTTGCATGTTCACTAGACAGCTCTTTGATTTGTGCACGTGCCGGAAGGATTGAGGTTGCACTCATGGAGAACTCATCAAGCCCTAAACTAACCAGGAGAGGAATGGCAATCGGGTCGCCTGCCATTTCTCCACACATCCCAACCCACTTTCCTTCTTTGTGCGCCGCGTCAATGACCATTGAAACCAGCCGTAGAATCGCTGGATTATAGGGTTGATACAAATAGGATACACGTTCATTCATACGATCGGCAGCCATGGTATATTGGATCAAATCATTGGTTCCAAT
This genomic interval carries:
- a CDS encoding helix-turn-helix domain-containing protein — encoded protein: MIDLRNTVGDRIRVIRKAKGLTQQQLAELSNLDDAYIGAVERGERNFSIDTLEKIVTALKIQPMELFQNHDDLNEVEAAQRRAIDEYAVTVSELSVKQINTLNRIVREVKGAFVD
- a CDS encoding helix-turn-helix domain-containing protein, with amino-acid sequence MPDESKSELVKKIGERIRRLRKEMNLSQEQLAERSSLHTNYVGQVERGEKNLTLETLEKVVGGLDISLEELFRYIGPMEKQDALGQIVELLVERSVEDQNMALNVLKTVIEWEEKKIKE
- a CDS encoding RidA family protein; translation: MDGIVRHDVNEEYAYSGFVEAGDFIFLSFCVGNVGGTVEEQVEGALDDMSSRLQQVGLGLADVVKLDILLRDVWDIPVMETVFKRRFQGKYPARKTISTEFAHVGGPDGLKVQMDGVAYRPRA
- a CDS encoding SDR family NAD(P)-dependent oxidoreductase — its product is MNIKGKWSLITGASSGIGEQFARQLAKEGSHLVLVARSKRKLDTLAAELTRSYGIQCQVVPQDLSIEGAAGELYQKCQQLNLNIDLLVNNAGFATHGLFEQISGERQHEEVMLNVAAVVDMTHLFLPGMLHRGAGAVINVSSTAGFQPLPYMAVYGATKAFVLSFTDALWWENRDRGVQFFALCPGSTETNFFNVVGTEDASVGAKDTPERVVEVTLRAMKKGKQYVVPGLRNYLGAQISRFMTRRQSLRLAQGMLSPRKQ
- a CDS encoding SMP-30/gluconolactonase/LRE family protein; protein product: MSTEPKQRKRSTRQKVGRWSLALLGVIVLGIAVFLLIPAPVDPALWSAPAAPSFEKEGPWKENSKLSSAELVTDRAKFPEFITFDTKGRLYTGDSDGKIYRVAFDAEGKAQPAEVFADTHGTPNGLKFDAAGNLIVTDIQKGLLSIDPEGNIQVLTTEVEGGPIYLANELDIAQDGSIYFSDTSNYGKVMFKEIAENKPHGRLLKYDPQTKQTTVLLRDLYFANGVALSADEDFVLVAESYHYQLTRYWLKGAKQGTSDIFADNIAGFPDNITRDVHGHFWVGVFTTRLPFADYMHSHPWLAATMSKVPQSLLNGASAPVKHGLVAEYGPEGELVNSWHDPEGTLYGITTAVNQGGYLYLGTAPGGSQGVHRVLMNP
- a CDS encoding chloramphenicol phosphotransferase CPT family protein yields the protein MKQGLIVLLNGTSSSGKTSISMELKNQKEIPFHHLSIDDFFGNYNDFIDNKYPDIEPTREVEDVGQILFDPIISVYYATIKLFSEMGLNVIVDTVIDNDKRFNDFLDLFFDHPTLFVGVLCSKEELTRREQIRGDREIGLANSQYDKIYSFTEYDLEVNTGELSPTECAEKILSFIKSDQDYSAFKKLSKREISVS
- a CDS encoding helix-turn-helix domain-containing protein, whose translation is MNLPESVGNRIRELRKAKGWTQEQLAEAASLHYSYIGGVERGDRNISLETLAKIITAFQVPAVEIFRFEDETDRRKALDEHMTLISDRSTEEIAAITKINREVIATMGYGVGAKKH
- a CDS encoding histidine phosphatase family protein, whose amino-acid sequence is MTQFYLVRHGEPQWDINEHYKLKGHGRDLVPLTNKGINQVYLTAKDQRLKEAEIIVSSPYPRALQTAAILSKELGLEIMVEFDLREWQPDLTFEYDSLERLKELGDDYDANHGVYPPGINKLWETKELLKNRMEKVIDKYLEFQKVIITGHGMAFRTLVGEVGEIPHASIIEYYKKRHAALR